The following proteins are encoded in a genomic region of Puniceicoccus vermicola:
- the guaB gene encoding IMP dehydrogenase: MSSFSPYLNADDFFPSMLPTGLTFDDVSLATRYSEVLPRQASLNLTLSKRISLHLPIVSSDMDTVTESNMAIAMALQGGLGIVHYNMSEKQQVREVARVKNYVNGLIQDPFVAHPEQTIGDVLELVERKNVKFRTFPVVDQDEKLVGLLPGRVVKERYRSHRVEEAMHVRSQVHTITESEIGENPVETADQFFSDHLGIHKLLVVDQEDRLKGLFTLSDIERISEEARSNLRPARDDRFRLLCGAAISAVRKADGSLDRDRIIGHVSNLVGEGLDALAVSTAHGFSAGVGESVRLLRSEFPDLTIIAGNVTSGDGVEYLADAGADIIKVGQGPGSICTTRQIAGVGIPQLTALYACSKAAKAKGVRILADGGISKSGDVVKALTLADAVMCGGLLAGCKEAPGTILEIKGKLYKQYRGMGSEAAMKAGSAARYGHAVKDLNRKVASEGIEALKEISGSVEEVISGLAGGLRSGMGYLGAKDLDALKENALYVRVSPAGQREASPHDVIVVKAETSEEG, from the coding sequence ATGAGTAGTTTTTCTCCCTATCTAAACGCAGACGATTTTTTCCCTTCGATGCTGCCAACTGGGCTCACCTTTGATGATGTGTCTCTGGCGACGCGCTATTCCGAAGTTCTTCCTCGCCAGGCGAGTCTGAACCTCACCCTTTCGAAGAGAATCTCTCTCCACCTCCCCATCGTCTCATCAGACATGGACACGGTTACTGAGAGCAATATGGCGATCGCCATGGCGCTTCAGGGCGGGCTGGGGATCGTTCATTACAATATGAGCGAGAAGCAGCAGGTTCGTGAGGTGGCGCGGGTGAAGAATTATGTGAATGGGTTAATTCAGGATCCATTTGTGGCCCATCCCGAGCAGACGATTGGGGATGTTTTGGAACTGGTTGAGAGGAAGAATGTGAAGTTTCGCACCTTTCCTGTGGTGGATCAGGATGAGAAGCTGGTTGGCCTGCTCCCGGGACGGGTTGTCAAGGAGCGGTATCGTTCTCACCGGGTTGAGGAAGCGATGCATGTCCGCAGCCAGGTTCACACGATTACCGAAAGCGAGATTGGAGAAAATCCAGTCGAGACCGCTGATCAATTCTTCAGCGACCATCTCGGCATTCACAAGCTCTTGGTCGTCGATCAAGAGGATCGGTTGAAGGGTCTCTTTACCCTGAGCGACATTGAGCGCATCAGCGAAGAGGCTCGTTCGAATCTCCGGCCGGCTCGGGATGATCGGTTCCGGTTGCTTTGTGGGGCAGCCATCAGTGCCGTTCGTAAGGCAGATGGTTCTCTCGATCGCGATCGAATTATCGGTCACGTAAGTAATCTGGTTGGAGAGGGTCTGGACGCTTTGGCCGTCTCTACCGCTCACGGCTTTAGTGCTGGGGTTGGCGAGTCGGTTCGGCTTCTCCGTTCCGAATTTCCCGATCTGACCATCATTGCCGGGAATGTCACCAGCGGAGATGGGGTTGAGTACCTCGCCGACGCGGGGGCCGATATCATCAAGGTTGGGCAAGGTCCGGGATCCATATGCACGACCCGCCAGATCGCGGGAGTGGGCATTCCCCAGTTGACCGCCCTTTACGCTTGCTCGAAGGCAGCCAAAGCCAAGGGAGTTCGTATTCTCGCCGATGGCGGGATCAGCAAGTCGGGCGATGTCGTCAAGGCTCTGACTCTCGCCGATGCCGTGATGTGTGGCGGACTCTTGGCCGGCTGCAAGGAAGCACCCGGAACCATTTTGGAGATCAAAGGAAAGCTCTATAAGCAATACCGAGGCATGGGCAGCGAAGCGGCGATGAAGGCCGGATCCGCGGCCCGCTACGGTCACGCAGTCAAGGATCTCAACCGCAAGGTAGCCTCCGAAGGGATCGAGGCTTTGAAAGAGATCTCCGGTTCCGTCGAAGAGGTCATTTCCGGTCTGGCCGGTGGACTCCGCAGCGGAATGGGCTATCTCGGTGCGAAAGACTTGGATGCCTTAAAAGAGAATGCGCTCTACGTTCGCGTCTCTCCTGCGGGACAGCGCGAGGCCTCCCCTCACGACGTCATTGTCGTTAAGGCTGAAACTTCTGAAGAAGGTTGA
- a CDS encoding adenylosuccinate synthetase: MALQPFLSPLIADTGISFGDEGKGRLISEVVRELQDSTGRPDPVRIVLKVNGGANSGHTAGGLKLNLLPGGVIEESVPILGLGSGVVADPRKLWWETKATESRGFEVLSRLRIDERTMVSDLGHRLLDLAWESYRENQLKLPARGSTGRGITPSYLDEVGQWQIYYADFLGCPDRFRKRFDSRLDRALLTIKEVCQVTEDEWFNFFETLSNAESRANEPAVADGAFPPEEFDFRRFRGERPFELDRDALFETYWETGNLFAEAIADIRELVLTTIENGQSVIGEFGQAYWLDKRHGFAPNVTASHSYTPEFFQSAGIPVQPLHTFGVCKAYDTKVGTHDFLTEMPLEDSLAIKLRKLEFGTSTGRQRMVGWFDAVEKGTALRYGGFDDLVINKLDALTRGDSWEGKLRICTGYQAPDGTVYNRVPRNEVVRRECKAIYEDFDGWDEDICEARSFDALPAEAQRYVAAMTYYTLASAYGTEQWPEKLPNLRYIGVGPDPDEIIKDIPETAAIIELFKS; this comes from the coding sequence ATGGCTTTGCAACCTTTTCTCAGTCCTCTTATTGCGGATACCGGAATTAGCTTTGGAGATGAAGGCAAAGGCCGCCTCATCTCCGAGGTCGTTCGCGAATTGCAAGATTCGACCGGACGCCCCGATCCCGTCCGCATCGTGCTCAAGGTCAACGGTGGAGCCAACTCGGGTCACACCGCAGGAGGCCTCAAGCTCAATCTTCTCCCAGGCGGAGTCATTGAAGAGAGCGTGCCGATCCTTGGCTTGGGCAGCGGTGTCGTCGCCGACCCTCGTAAGCTCTGGTGGGAAACGAAAGCCACGGAATCCCGGGGCTTCGAAGTTCTCTCCCGGCTTCGGATTGACGAGCGCACCATGGTCAGTGACCTCGGTCACCGCCTCCTCGATTTGGCTTGGGAATCATATCGTGAGAACCAGCTCAAGCTTCCGGCGCGGGGATCCACGGGTCGTGGCATCACCCCCTCCTACCTCGATGAGGTTGGTCAGTGGCAAATCTACTATGCCGATTTCCTTGGCTGTCCAGATCGCTTCCGGAAGCGGTTCGACTCCCGCCTCGACCGGGCTTTGCTGACGATCAAAGAAGTCTGCCAAGTCACCGAAGACGAATGGTTCAACTTTTTCGAGACCCTCAGCAATGCCGAGAGTCGGGCGAATGAACCCGCAGTCGCCGATGGCGCCTTTCCGCCCGAGGAGTTCGACTTCCGTCGCTTCCGTGGCGAACGCCCCTTCGAGCTCGATCGTGACGCGCTCTTCGAAACCTACTGGGAGACCGGAAACCTCTTCGCCGAGGCCATCGCCGATATTCGCGAGCTGGTCTTAACCACCATTGAGAATGGTCAATCGGTCATCGGGGAGTTTGGTCAAGCCTACTGGTTGGACAAACGCCACGGCTTCGCCCCCAACGTCACCGCTTCGCACTCCTACACTCCGGAGTTTTTCCAATCGGCGGGCATCCCGGTTCAGCCGCTGCATACCTTTGGGGTCTGCAAGGCCTACGACACTAAGGTCGGCACCCATGACTTCCTCACGGAAATGCCTTTGGAAGACTCACTGGCGATCAAGCTGCGGAAGCTGGAGTTTGGCACCTCGACCGGACGCCAGCGGATGGTCGGCTGGTTTGACGCTGTTGAGAAGGGAACCGCCCTCCGCTATGGAGGATTCGACGACCTCGTCATCAACAAGCTCGACGCACTCACACGCGGCGATTCTTGGGAAGGAAAGTTGCGGATCTGCACTGGCTACCAAGCTCCCGACGGGACGGTCTACAACCGAGTCCCGCGCAACGAAGTCGTCCGCCGCGAATGCAAAGCGATCTACGAAGATTTCGATGGATGGGACGAGGACATCTGCGAAGCCCGCTCCTTCGACGCACTTCCGGCTGAAGCGCAACGCTACGTAGCCGCGATGACCTACTACACCTTGGCAAGTGCTTACGGCACGGAGCAATGGCCGGAAAAACTCCCGAACCTGCGCTACATCGGCGTCGGTCCCGATCCCGATGAAATCATCAAGGACATCCCGGAAACCGCCGCAATCATTGAGCTCTTCAAGAGCTGA
- a CDS encoding helix-hairpin-helix domain-containing protein: MGPLRQPLFLILSIVFGILPLSAKTGEWEILEGARLDKSAYYDGDSFHIRHKGKDYVFRLFYVDTPETDTRYPERIKGQAKYFSISADQTIELGKEAAEFAKDFLRGSFTVYTDWSDGWGYGTRYRAIIMKDGEDLGAALVSNGLARASGFVPDTPWPGYKKSVWDYRNYLNRLKDEAERNEVGGWAMSGRSKKAEEEVAEVTPEESDADGLIDLNTATLEELDTLPRIGPVLASRITEARPFFTLNELDQVIGISTKTIDGMRAFATVVPPPIQPHTALYFRENARYHVNAPVRVSILSLTPLDDWAPEGFSVASADTAYEGIPGGTMRLFAPSEKMKFALERFASLSQPLEVRAWLRDYEGEIILVIY; this comes from the coding sequence ATGGGACCACTTCGACAGCCTCTCTTCCTCATACTGTCGATCGTTTTTGGAATCCTCCCGCTCTCCGCGAAAACCGGAGAGTGGGAGATTCTAGAAGGGGCCCGTCTGGACAAGAGTGCGTATTACGACGGCGACTCGTTCCACATCCGCCACAAGGGGAAGGATTATGTCTTCCGCCTTTTCTATGTAGATACCCCCGAAACCGATACCCGATACCCGGAACGGATTAAAGGACAGGCCAAGTACTTTTCCATCTCCGCGGACCAGACAATCGAGCTCGGCAAAGAGGCCGCTGAGTTTGCCAAAGATTTTCTCCGCGGGAGTTTTACCGTCTACACTGACTGGAGTGACGGCTGGGGCTATGGCACCCGCTATCGGGCGATCATTATGAAAGACGGCGAAGACCTCGGGGCAGCCCTGGTGAGCAACGGCCTCGCCCGCGCCTCGGGTTTCGTCCCCGACACTCCTTGGCCCGGCTACAAGAAATCTGTCTGGGATTACCGGAATTATCTCAACCGCCTCAAAGACGAAGCCGAGCGAAACGAAGTCGGTGGCTGGGCAATGTCCGGTCGTTCCAAGAAGGCCGAGGAAGAAGTCGCCGAAGTCACACCTGAAGAATCGGATGCCGATGGACTCATCGACTTGAATACCGCCACCCTCGAAGAACTCGACACCCTCCCCCGGATCGGCCCCGTCCTCGCCTCCCGCATTACGGAAGCCCGTCCCTTCTTCACCCTCAATGAGCTCGATCAAGTCATCGGTATCTCGACTAAAACCATCGACGGAATGAGGGCCTTTGCCACAGTCGTTCCGCCGCCGATCCAGCCTCACACAGCTCTCTATTTTCGGGAAAACGCCCGCTACCATGTCAATGCTCCTGTTCGCGTGAGCATCCTCTCCCTCACCCCCTTGGACGACTGGGCTCCCGAAGGCTTCTCCGTGGCCTCGGCCGATACCGCCTACGAAGGAATTCCAGGGGGAACAATGCGCCTCTTCGCCCCCTCCGAGAAAATGAAATTCGCTCTCGAGCGTTTTGCCTCCCTGAGCCAACCGCTCGAAGTCCGCGCCTGGCTCCGCGACTACGAAGGAGAAATCATCCTGGTGATCTACTGA
- a CDS encoding ribonuclease HII: MSATLWKHDRTYPRQGAGLVGVDEAGRGCLAGPVFAAAVYLPESIFSRRWSSFKAPRIDDSKKLSEAERNTALRFLQNLRDQENVRMAVGTADVEEIDTHNILGATTLAMGRALKGLGLSLASAELPLWSASADEPPPPVLIDGRPVKRLPYTHEGLVQGDGKSLTIALASVLAKVERDRWMVEAHQQFPAYGWSRNRGYGTAEHRRGIQETGPCRLHRKLFLRKILSHPRDGVSS, encoded by the coding sequence ATGAGCGCGACTCTCTGGAAACACGATCGCACCTACCCGCGGCAAGGCGCCGGATTAGTCGGTGTCGATGAAGCCGGACGCGGTTGTCTGGCGGGTCCCGTTTTTGCCGCGGCGGTCTATCTCCCCGAATCAATTTTTTCGCGGCGCTGGTCTTCCTTCAAAGCTCCACGGATTGACGATTCGAAAAAGCTCAGCGAAGCAGAACGTAACACCGCCCTCCGCTTCCTCCAAAACCTCCGCGACCAAGAGAATGTCCGCATGGCGGTGGGCACCGCAGATGTCGAAGAAATCGATACCCATAACATTCTCGGAGCAACCACTCTCGCGATGGGTCGGGCCCTGAAAGGCCTGGGTCTGAGTCTCGCATCGGCGGAACTACCCCTATGGTCCGCCTCAGCGGATGAACCACCTCCACCCGTGCTCATTGACGGGCGTCCGGTGAAGCGCCTCCCCTACACCCACGAAGGCCTTGTGCAAGGGGATGGCAAATCTCTGACCATCGCCCTCGCCTCCGTTCTGGCAAAGGTAGAGCGAGACCGCTGGATGGTCGAGGCGCACCAGCAGTTTCCCGCCTATGGTTGGAGCCGCAACCGCGGCTACGGCACCGCCGAACATCGACGGGGAATTCAGGAAACGGGCCCCTGCCGCCTCCATCGCAAACTTTTCCTACGAAAGATTCTCTCTCACCCACGAGATGGGGTCTCCAGTTGA
- a CDS encoding low molecular weight protein arginine phosphatase, translated as MSGQPTIITVVCTANICRSPMAAGLLRHALEGEVNPPPFSVESAGVAARDGDAASKNSVLAMKKVGIDLKKHQSRMLTPERIARSTAIFCMTSDHKRMIETLFPQKGPFLHLFREFADSGSPEVPDPYGGSIDEYIHCRDSLLDAIPGLLRYLYQEVFPSQKS; from the coding sequence ATGAGTGGACAACCCACGATCATCACCGTCGTCTGCACGGCGAATATTTGTCGAAGCCCGATGGCGGCAGGCCTCCTTCGGCATGCACTGGAGGGAGAGGTTAATCCGCCTCCTTTCTCGGTCGAATCGGCCGGAGTCGCGGCTCGTGACGGAGATGCCGCCTCGAAGAACTCTGTCCTTGCCATGAAAAAAGTCGGCATCGACCTCAAAAAACACCAGAGCCGAATGCTGACGCCCGAACGCATCGCCCGGTCGACCGCGATTTTCTGCATGACTTCCGATCACAAACGAATGATCGAGACCCTTTTCCCCCAGAAAGGTCCGTTCCTTCACCTTTTCCGCGAATTTGCGGATTCCGGCAGTCCGGAAGTTCCGGACCCCTATGGTGGATCCATCGACGAGTATATCCACTGTCGCGATAGCCTCCTCGACGCCATCCCGGGCCTTCTCCGCTACCTCTATCAAGAAGTCTTTCCCTCTCAGAAATCGTAA
- the glyA gene encoding serine hydroxymethyltransferase codes for MSTSPETSVKPIQGTSLSKLDPEIFHILVEEKDRQQCHIELIASENFTLPAVMEAAGSVLTNKYAEGYPGKRYYGGCGIVDQAETFAIERAKQLFGADHANVQPHSGSQANAAVYLSSLDAGDRILTMNLSDGGHLTHGHPMNFSGKLYEVENYGVDPETGRIDYDKVEARAKEFKPKMITVGASAYARIIDFERMAKIAHDNGALLLADIAHIAGLVATGEHPSPVPFADFVTTTTHKTLRGPRGGLILCKEEFAKKIDSAVFPGTQGGPLMHIIAAKAVCFGEALKDDFKSYQAQVRRNAKALADTLTEKGHKLVSGGTDNHLCLLDLRGTDPELTGKKAQIRLDEANITTNRNTVPGETRSPFQTSGLRLGAPAVTSRGMGEAEMVQIGIAIDKILRAPESDDAVREAKEIALDLCAKFPLPY; via the coding sequence ATGAGCACCAGTCCTGAAACATCCGTAAAGCCAATCCAAGGCACCTCCCTCTCGAAACTGGATCCTGAGATCTTCCACATCCTCGTGGAGGAGAAAGATCGCCAACAGTGCCACATCGAGCTCATCGCCTCGGAGAATTTCACCCTCCCCGCCGTCATGGAAGCTGCTGGCAGCGTCCTGACGAATAAGTACGCCGAGGGATACCCCGGAAAGCGCTACTACGGGGGTTGCGGCATCGTCGACCAAGCGGAGACCTTTGCTATTGAGCGCGCCAAACAGCTTTTCGGAGCTGACCACGCCAACGTGCAGCCGCACTCCGGCAGCCAGGCCAACGCGGCGGTCTACCTCTCCTCCCTGGACGCGGGTGACCGTATTTTGACCATGAACCTTTCCGACGGTGGCCACCTGACCCACGGTCACCCAATGAACTTCAGCGGCAAGCTCTACGAAGTGGAAAACTACGGAGTGGATCCGGAGACCGGCCGCATCGACTACGATAAAGTCGAAGCCCGGGCCAAGGAATTCAAGCCGAAGATGATCACGGTCGGGGCCTCGGCCTACGCCCGCATCATTGACTTCGAGCGCATGGCCAAGATCGCCCACGACAACGGCGCTCTCCTCCTCGCGGACATTGCCCACATCGCTGGTCTTGTCGCCACAGGTGAGCATCCCTCCCCTGTCCCCTTTGCCGACTTCGTCACCACGACGACCCACAAAACACTCCGCGGTCCCCGCGGTGGACTGATCCTCTGCAAAGAAGAGTTTGCCAAGAAGATCGATTCGGCCGTCTTCCCGGGCACCCAAGGCGGACCGCTTATGCACATCATCGCCGCGAAGGCCGTTTGCTTCGGCGAAGCCCTCAAGGATGATTTCAAGAGCTACCAAGCCCAAGTGCGTCGCAACGCCAAAGCCTTGGCTGACACTCTGACTGAGAAAGGACACAAGCTCGTGAGCGGTGGCACTGACAATCACCTCTGCCTCTTGGACCTCCGCGGCACCGATCCGGAATTGACCGGAAAGAAGGCGCAGATCCGTCTCGACGAAGCCAACATCACCACCAACCGAAACACGGTTCCCGGTGAGACCCGCAGCCCCTTCCAGACCAGTGGACTCCGTCTCGGCGCACCCGCCGTGACCAGCCGGGGAATGGGCGAAGCCGAAATGGTTCAAATCGGGATCGCAATCGACAAGATCCTCCGCGCACCGGAAAGCGACGACGCCGTCCGCGAGGCCAAGGAAATCGCACTCGATCTCTGCGCGAAGTTCCCACTGCCTTACTGA
- the araD gene encoding L-ribulose-5-phosphate 4-epimerase AraD has protein sequence MNYQLIREECCEANLALPKTGLVDLTFGNVSVLDPDKSVFAIKPSGVDYGELRPEQMVIVDLEGKIVEGELRPSSDTPTHRRLFLAFAESGMRSVVHTHSRSAVAFAQAGRSIPCLGTTHADHFYGSVPVTRAMTAEEINGEYEWETGNVIVETFGQMDPMEIPAVLVRGHGPFAWNVSASKAVEYALALEIVADMALKTFSIAADSPGIDQTLLDKHFLRKHGKSAYYGQG, from the coding sequence ATGAACTACCAATTGATACGAGAAGAGTGCTGCGAAGCCAACTTGGCCTTACCGAAGACGGGCCTGGTCGACCTCACCTTTGGGAATGTCAGTGTTCTCGACCCGGACAAAAGCGTTTTTGCCATTAAGCCGAGCGGCGTCGACTACGGAGAGTTGCGACCTGAGCAAATGGTCATCGTGGACCTCGAAGGAAAGATCGTGGAGGGCGAGCTTCGTCCTTCGTCGGATACCCCGACCCATCGGCGACTCTTTCTGGCGTTTGCGGAGTCGGGAATGCGATCGGTCGTGCATACGCATTCCCGGTCAGCCGTTGCCTTTGCCCAAGCGGGGCGGAGCATCCCGTGTCTCGGCACCACCCACGCCGATCATTTCTACGGATCAGTTCCGGTGACCCGGGCCATGACCGCTGAGGAAATCAACGGTGAGTATGAGTGGGAAACGGGCAATGTGATCGTCGAGACCTTTGGCCAGATGGATCCGATGGAGATCCCGGCAGTCCTGGTTCGGGGACACGGTCCCTTCGCCTGGAATGTTTCGGCCTCCAAGGCAGTGGAGTACGCGTTGGCATTGGAGATCGTCGCCGACATGGCCCTCAAGACCTTTTCCATCGCCGCGGATAGCCCTGGAATTGATCAAACGCTTCTCGATAAGCATTTCCTCCGCAAGCACGGAAAATCTGCCTACTACGGGCAGGGATAA
- the araA gene encoding L-arabinose isomerase, which yields MKNLQSKQIWFVTGSQHLYGPETLQQVSSHAEEIAKGLNAVNAMPVEIVFKPIVTTSEEIRNLCSEASNDRDCIGVITWMHTFSPAKMWINGLSILTKPICHLHTQYNQSIPWAEIDMDFMNLNQSAHGGREFGHMMTRMRIAREVIVGHWQDPKVQSRLRDWAGVAAGWHEMNNLKVVRFGDNMRYVSVTDGDKVEAEQVFGFEVNTHGIGDLVAVISESSDADIDSLCQEYADTYSLTEGLRKGGERHSSLREAARIEIGMRRFLTEGGYGAFSDTFEDLHGMAQLPGLPVQRLMADGYGFAGEGDWKHAVLVRVLKAMSGNQGKGTSFMEDYTYHFDPAGSRCLGSHMLEICPSISNGKPSCEVHPLGIGGKEDPVRLVFNGKTGSAINASLVDLGGRFRFLVNEVESVEIPEPMPKLPVARVLWDAKPSLEIAAEAWILAGGAHHTAFSYDVTSSQIETLAEMAGVECVTIDEETNIRRLKQDLRMGEVYHGIRGL from the coding sequence ATGAAAAATCTCCAATCCAAACAAATCTGGTTTGTTACCGGCAGCCAGCACCTTTATGGGCCTGAAACCTTGCAGCAGGTTTCTTCCCATGCAGAAGAGATCGCCAAGGGCCTGAATGCGGTCAATGCGATGCCGGTCGAAATCGTTTTCAAGCCCATCGTCACTACCTCTGAGGAGATTCGCAATCTCTGCAGCGAAGCGTCTAATGATCGCGATTGCATTGGGGTCATTACTTGGATGCATACGTTCTCCCCAGCGAAGATGTGGATCAACGGTCTCTCCATCCTAACCAAGCCGATCTGTCATCTTCATACCCAATACAATCAGTCCATCCCATGGGCGGAGATTGATATGGATTTCATGAATCTGAACCAGTCCGCTCATGGCGGTCGGGAGTTCGGCCATATGATGACGCGGATGCGCATTGCCCGGGAGGTGATTGTCGGTCATTGGCAGGATCCCAAGGTGCAATCCCGACTCCGGGACTGGGCTGGGGTGGCTGCTGGCTGGCACGAAATGAACAACCTGAAGGTCGTCCGGTTTGGGGACAATATGCGCTATGTGTCGGTGACCGATGGCGATAAGGTCGAGGCTGAGCAGGTCTTTGGGTTTGAGGTCAATACCCATGGAATCGGTGACCTTGTTGCCGTGATCTCTGAATCTTCCGATGCGGATATTGATTCTCTTTGTCAGGAATACGCCGATACCTATTCGTTGACGGAAGGTCTTCGAAAAGGAGGGGAGAGACACAGTTCTCTTCGGGAGGCTGCACGAATCGAAATCGGGATGCGTCGATTTCTCACCGAAGGCGGGTATGGAGCTTTTTCTGATACCTTTGAAGATCTCCATGGCATGGCGCAGTTGCCGGGCCTTCCGGTCCAGCGTTTGATGGCCGATGGTTATGGGTTTGCAGGAGAAGGCGATTGGAAACACGCCGTTCTCGTACGGGTCTTGAAAGCCATGTCCGGAAATCAGGGTAAGGGTACGTCGTTCATGGAAGACTACACCTATCACTTCGATCCTGCCGGTTCGCGCTGCCTCGGTTCTCATATGCTCGAGATTTGCCCAAGCATCAGCAACGGGAAGCCCAGTTGTGAGGTTCATCCTCTCGGGATCGGAGGCAAGGAGGATCCCGTCCGCTTGGTCTTCAATGGAAAGACCGGTTCGGCCATAAACGCTTCCCTTGTCGACCTCGGAGGACGGTTCCGTTTTCTCGTAAACGAAGTCGAAAGCGTCGAGATCCCTGAGCCGATGCCCAAGTTACCGGTCGCCCGCGTTCTCTGGGATGCCAAGCCGAGTCTGGAAATAGCGGCAGAAGCCTGGATCCTGGCCGGAGGCGCGCACCATACGGCATTCAGTTACGATGTGACCTCGTCCCAGATCGAAACGCTTGCCGAAATGGCAGGCGTCGAATGTGTGACCATTGATGAGGAAACAAACATTCGCCGTCTCAAGCAGGACTTGCGAATGGGTGAGGTGTATCACGGCATTCGGGGGCTTTGA
- a CDS encoding ribulokinase has protein sequence MTPFTLGIDYGTNSVRAVVVNCLTGEEIGTGVVNYPSGHQGILLDEQDPNLARQSPKDYLYGLERSVRDALEDAQKFDGFSADQVAGIGVDTTGSSPLPVDAKNRALGTLDQWEDNLNAQSWLWKDHTSHREATEITELAAEHRPEFIAKCGNTYSSEWWWSKILHCRRIDSAVSDAAHSWVELCDYIPSVLAGITDPSKIVRGVCAAGHKALYSEDWDGLPDKEFLAMLDPALADPRDRLYERAVDVSHSAGQLCPEWAAKLGLPEGIEIAVGEFDVHYGAIGCGVEEGTLVKVIGTSTCDCGVVSLEKDVPDIPGICGIVKGAILPGFYGIEAGQSAVGDLFKWWVEKACEGNEEDHRRLTEEVANQAPGASGLLALDWNNGNRTILVDQRLTGLLVGQTLHTTQAEIYRALIEATAFGARMIIERIVDYGVPIDRIVCAGGIAEKNAMLMQIYADVTGREMRVSGSSQTCALGAAVGASVNAGVHSDFASAQKAMTFLKDVVYTPNPESHAVYNQIFELYREVHDAFGGVKDQVDLGSLMKQLLLIKEAARS, from the coding sequence ATGACCCCATTCACCCTCGGAATCGATTACGGCACCAATTCGGTGCGAGCAGTAGTAGTGAATTGCCTCACCGGCGAAGAGATCGGAACCGGGGTTGTCAATTACCCGAGCGGCCATCAGGGCATCCTTCTCGATGAGCAGGACCCAAACCTCGCGCGCCAAAGCCCAAAGGATTACCTTTATGGCTTGGAAAGGTCGGTTCGTGACGCCTTGGAAGACGCGCAGAAGTTCGATGGATTCTCGGCCGATCAAGTGGCTGGGATTGGGGTCGATACCACGGGCTCAAGCCCGTTGCCGGTGGATGCGAAAAACCGAGCATTGGGGACTCTTGACCAGTGGGAGGATAACCTGAATGCGCAGTCTTGGCTCTGGAAGGATCACACGAGCCACCGCGAGGCGACCGAGATTACCGAGCTGGCGGCAGAGCATCGTCCGGAGTTCATCGCCAAGTGCGGCAACACGTATTCCTCGGAGTGGTGGTGGAGTAAGATCCTCCATTGCCGACGCATTGATTCGGCAGTGTCAGACGCTGCTCATAGCTGGGTCGAACTCTGTGACTACATCCCGTCTGTCCTTGCCGGTATTACGGATCCGTCGAAGATCGTTCGCGGGGTCTGTGCGGCGGGTCACAAAGCCTTGTATTCCGAAGATTGGGACGGTCTTCCCGATAAAGAGTTTCTGGCCATGCTGGATCCAGCGCTAGCTGACCCGCGGGACCGTCTCTACGAGAGAGCGGTGGACGTCTCTCACTCTGCTGGACAGCTCTGCCCGGAGTGGGCGGCGAAGCTTGGCCTCCCCGAGGGGATTGAGATCGCAGTCGGTGAGTTTGACGTGCACTACGGTGCGATCGGGTGTGGCGTCGAAGAAGGTACGTTGGTGAAGGTCATCGGGACTTCTACCTGCGACTGCGGGGTCGTCTCTCTGGAGAAGGACGTTCCGGACATTCCCGGAATCTGTGGAATTGTCAAAGGCGCCATCCTCCCTGGGTTTTATGGCATCGAAGCGGGTCAGAGTGCAGTCGGTGATTTGTTCAAGTGGTGGGTCGAAAAAGCCTGCGAAGGGAATGAAGAAGATCATCGAAGACTGACCGAAGAGGTCGCCAATCAAGCCCCCGGGGCGAGTGGTTTGCTCGCACTGGACTGGAACAATGGCAACCGGACCATTCTCGTCGACCAGCGCCTCACAGGACTTCTGGTTGGGCAGACGTTGCATACGACTCAGGCTGAAATTTATCGCGCCTTGATTGAGGCGACCGCGTTCGGTGCCCGGATGATCATCGAGAGGATTGTCGATTACGGCGTGCCGATTGATCGGATTGTCTGTGCCGGTGGGATCGCCGAGAAGAACGCAATGCTGATGCAGATCTACGCCGATGTTACCGGAAGGGAAATGCGGGTGTCCGGTTCTTCGCAGACTTGCGCCCTCGGGGCGGCAGTGGGAGCTTCGGTCAATGCTGGCGTTCACTCGGATTTTGCCTCGGCCCAGAAGGCTATGACTTTCCTGAAGGACGTTGTCTATACGCCGAACCCGGAATCCCACGCCGTCTATAACCAGATTTTTGAGCTCTACCGCGAGGTTCACGATGCTTTTGGCGGAGTGAAAGATCAGGTCGATCTCGGCTCGTTGATGAAGCAGTTACTCCTGATCAAGGAAGCGGCCCGGAGCTGA